The nucleotide window CGCCGCTGACCAGGAAAAGGACGAAGGTGTCCTTCTTCGCATGGCGCAGCTGCTTGAGCGCTTCGCGCGCAGCGGCGAAGGAGCCTTCCGTGGGCAACGGATGACCGCCTTCGTAATAGTGGATGCGCCAGTTGCGCTTTTTGGGAATGGATGGCGCGGAACAGACACCGCGATAGGAGATCCCCGGGGGAAGTCGTTCGAGCGTTGCTTCGAGCATCGGCAATGCGGCCTTGCCGAGAGCGATGACCAGGACGCGCTTCGCACTCTCGAGCGAGAGCGACGCGGGCGGCGTCGCCGTCATGCGATGAATCGTTCGTCCCTCGAAGCGGATATGGCGATCGAACGCCGGAGCTACATTGCAGCTCTCGAGCGCATATTGAAAGATGGCGTGGGCGTCGGCGTGGAGCGTCTCAAGAGCACTGACTGCAATCATGGCAATGCGGCATCCAGAAAGTGACTGCGGGTCCAGCCGATGATGGCATGCTGCACCTCATCGAGCCGGCCGACAAAAAAATGATCCGCCCCTTCGACAAGAACGAGCTCCGAAGGAGGCGCTGCGTGGGCCACGACGGATTGTATCGTATCGACCGGACCGTACTGATCACGGGTGCCGCTGATGAAGAGCTTGGGAATGGTGCAGGTGGAGAGGAATCCAAAGTCGTAATCGCGGCCTTCGGCATGTGCCGGTGCGCCGAGAAGCACCGCTCCCTTGACGCGGGCATCGCCGCAGCAGGCACGAGAGCCGACGTAGGAGCCGAAGGAGAAGCCGGCAAAGAGAATCGGCAGCCCATAGCGCCGTTCCAGCCAGTCGAGGGCCGCGCGCGCGTCGTCCTGCTCGCCCTGGCCGTAGTCGTGTGTGCCTTCGCTCAGTCCGGTGCCGCGGAAGTTGAAGCGCAGCACGGGCAGGCCCAGACTCTGGAAGGCCTTCATCGCGTGATAGACGACCTTGTTGTGCATGGTGCCTCCGCCGAGCGGATGCGGATGACAGAGAAGCACGGCATACGGCGCGTCAGGCACACCGGGATTGAGCAGCGCTTCG belongs to Silvibacterium dinghuense and includes:
- a CDS encoding alpha/beta hydrolase; this translates as MSRAFYNIQVSDLKSSPSFSVVTIDDLRGPAGRLEALLNPGVPDAPYAVLLCHPHPLGGGTMHNKVVYHAMKAFQSLGLPVLRFNFRGTGLSEGTHDYGQGEQDDARAALDWLERRYGLPILFAGFSFGSYVGSRACCGDARVKGAVLLGAPAHAEGRDYDFGFLSTCTIPKLFISGTRDQYGPVDTIQSVVAHAAPPSELVLVEGADHFFVGRLDEVQHAIIGWTRSHFLDAALP